One genomic window of Canis aureus isolate CA01 chromosome 15, VMU_Caureus_v.1.0, whole genome shotgun sequence includes the following:
- the ZMIZ2 gene encoding zinc finger MIZ domain-containing protein 2 isoform X5, with protein sequence MGPAGSPPGGSVMPGMAGSGSALNSPQCLGQQAFGEGAANKGFVQQGVYGRGGYPGGPGFTPGYAGGPGGLGLPSHATRPSTDFTQAAAAAAVAAAAATATATATATVAALQEKQSQELSQYGAMGAGQAFNSQFLQHGGPRGPSVPSGMNPTSMGGLLGPSGLSPMGMNPPRAAGMAPLYAGQRLPQHGYAGPPQAQPLPRQGVKRAYSSEVYPGQQYLPGGQYGPSATQYTPGAGQSSAPSSYAGHRLPLQQGLAQSLPAPGPAGLHYKPTEQFNGQGTSFNGGSVGYSQHGLSGPTRSIPGYPSSPLPGSPTPPMTPGSSVPYMSTSQEVKSPFLSDLKPSVSSLHPSPPACSHLHGLLPGSGPCDELRLTFPVRDGVVLEPFRLQHNLAVSNHAFQLRDSVYKTLMLRPDLELQFKCYHHEDRQMNTNWPASVQVSVNATPLTIERGDNKTSHKPLYLKHVCQPGRNTIQITVTACCCSHLFVLQLVHRPSVRSVLQGLLKKRLLPAEHCITKIKRNFSSGTIPGTPGPNGEDGVEQTAIKVSLKCPITFRRIQLPARGHDCRHIQCFDLESYLQLNCERGTWRCPVCNKTALLEGLEVDQYMLGILIYIQNSDYEEITIDPTCSWKPVPVKPDVHVKEEPDGPVLKRCRTVSPAHVLMPSVMEMIAALGPGAAPFAPLQPPSAPAPGDYPSQASSFLGPGTFPDSFPPATPSTPALPEFTAGPPPSSYQSDLPSSLLTPEKSTPCLPGQMAPAGHLDPAHNPGAQGLHAPSLGGPPGAQLHHANPPPASRQPLGPVSSGPLGELGFSAAAGVMGPPMSGAGEAPEPALDLLPELTNPEELLSYLGPPDLPTNNNDDLLSLFENN encoded by the exons AtgggccctgcagggagccccccgGGTGGCTCTGTGATGCCTGGCATGGCTGGCAGCGGCTCAGCCCTGAATTCCCCACAGTGCCTCGGACAGCAGGCATTTGGTGAGGGTGCCGCCAACAAGGGCTTCGTGCAGCAAGGGGTGTACGGCCGTGGGGGCTACCCTGGGGGCCCCGGCTTCACTCCTGG GTATGCGGGCGGCCCTGGGGGCCTGGGTCTACCCTCACATGCCACACGACCCTCCACCGATTTCActcaggcggcggcggcggccgcagTGGCTGCTGCTGCAGCCACCGCCACGGCCACCGCCACGGCCACCGTGGCCGCCCTCCAGGAGAAGCAGAGCCAGGAGCTGAGCCAGTACGGAGCG ATGGGGGCCGGGCAGGCTTTCAACAGCCAGTTCCTGCAGCACGGAGGTCCCCGGGGGCCCAGCGTCCCAAGCGGCATGAACCCCACCAGCATGGGAGGGCTGCTGGGCCCCTCTGGCCTGAGCCCCATGGGCATGAACCCCCCCCGGGCGGCAGGCATGGCCCCCCTGTATGCAGGGCAGCGCCTGCCCCAGCATGGGTACGCTGGGCCCCCACAGGCCCAGCCACTGCCCCGACAGGGGGTCAAGAGAGCCTATTCCAGCGAG GTTTATCCAGGGCAGCAGTACCTGCCAGGAGGCCAGTACGGGCCTAGTGCCACCCAGTACACGCCTGGCGCCGGACAGtcttctgctccctcctcctaCGCCGGCCACCGGCTGCCCCTGCAGCAGGGCCTGGCCCAGTCCCTGCCCGCCCCCGGCCCTGCAGGACTGCACTACAAG CCCACAGAGCAGTTCAACGGGCAGGGCACCAGCTTCAACGGGGGGAGCGTCGGCTACAGCCAGCATGGCCTGAGTGGG CCCACCCGTTCCATCCCTGGCTACCCCAGCTCCCCACTACCGGGGAGCCCCACGCCGCCCATGACCCCCGGCAGCAGCGTCCCCTACATGTCCACTAGCCAGGAGGTCAAGTCTCCCTTCCTGTCCGACCTCAAGCCCAGCGTGAGCTCCTTACACCCGTCACCCCCCG CCTGCTCACACCTGCACGGCCTGCTCCCAGGCAGCGGCCCCTGCGACGAGCTGCGGCTGACCTTCCCCGTGCGGGACGGGGTGGTCCTGGAGCCCTTCCGCCTGCAGCACAACCTGGCTGTGAGCAACCACGCCTTCCAGCTCCGCGACTCCGTCTACAAGACCCTGATGCTGAG GCCCGACCTGGAGCTGCAGTTCAAGTGCTACCACCACGAGGACCGGCAGATGAACACCAACTGGCCGGCCTCCGTGCAGGTCAGCGTCAACGCCACCCCACTGACCATTGAGCGCGGCGACAACAAGACGTCCCATAAGCCCCTGTACCTGAAACACGTGTGCCAGCCAGGCCGCAACACCATCCAGATCACAGTCACAGCCTGCTGCTGC TCCCATCTCTTCGTGCTGCAGCTGGTCCACCGGCCCTCCGTTCGCTCGGTGCTACAGGGTCTCCTCAAGAAGCGCCTCCTGCCTGCCGAGCACTGTATCACCAAGA TAAAGCGCAACTTCAGCAGCGGCACcatcccaggcacccctgggccaAACGGCGAGGACGGGGTAGAGCAGACCGCCATCAAGGTGTCCCTCAAGTGCCCCATCACCTTCCGCAGGATCCAGCTCCCCGCCCGCGGTCACGACTGCCGTCACATCCAG TGCTTCGACCTGGAATCCTACCTACAGCTCAACTGCGAGCGGGGGACTTGGAGGTGCCCTGTGTGCAA TAAGACAGCGTTGCTGGAAGGCCTGGAGGTAGACCAGTACATGCTGGGCATTCTCATTTACATTCAGAA CTCCGATTACGAGGAGATCACCATCGACCCCACGTGCAGTTGGAAGCCGGTGCCGGTGAAGCCAGACGTGCACGTCAAGGAGGAGCCGGACGGGCCCGTGCTGAAGCGCTGCCGCACTGTGAGCCCTGCGCACGTGCTCATGCCCAGTGTGATGGAGATGATTGcagccctgggccccggggccgcccccttcgcccccctgcagcccccctcagccccagctcctggtgaCTACCCCAGCCAGG CTTCCAGCTTCCTGGGACCCGGGACTTTCCCCGATTCCTTCCCGCCCGCCACGCCCAGCACCCCAGCCCTTCCGGAGTTCACTGCGGGGCCGCCCCCCAGCTCCTACCAATCTGACCTTCCCAGCAGCCTCCTGACCCCAGAGAAGTCTaccccctgcctcccaggccag ATGGCACCAGCGGGTCACCTGGACCCAGCCCACAACCCCGGGGCGCAGGGCCTGCACGCCCCCAGCCTTGGGGGGCCCCCCGGGGCCCAGCTGCACCATGCAAACCCTCCCCCAGCATCCCGGCAGCCCCTGGGCCCAGTGAGCTCAGGCCCCCTCGGCGAGCTGGGCTTCAGTGCTGCCGCAGGCGTGATGGGGCCCCCCATGTCTGGGGCGGGGGAGGCCCCGGAACCGGCCCTGGAC CTGCTCCCAGAACTGACCAACCCCGAGGAACTGCTGTCCTACCTGGGCCCACCTGACCTCCCCACAAACAACAATGAtgacctgctctctctcttcGAGAACAACTGA
- the ZMIZ2 gene encoding zinc finger MIZ domain-containing protein 2 isoform X3, protein MNPMHPVKPALPPTPHGDGPFAYEAVPWQQSATQPAGSLSVVTTVWGVGNAAQSQVLGNPMGPAGSPPGGSVMPGMAGSGSALNSPQCLGQQAFGEGAANKGFVQQGVYGRGGYPGGPGFTPGYAGGPGGLGLPSHATRPSTDFTQAAAAAAVAAAAATATATATATVAALQEKQSQELSQYGAMGAGQAFNSQFLQHGGPRGPSVPSGMNPTSMGGLLGPSGLSPMGMNPPRAAGMAPLYAGQRLPQHGYAGPPQAQPLPRQGVKRAYSSEVYPGQQYLPGGQYGPSATQYTPGAGQSSAPSSYAGHRLPLQQGLAQSLPAPGPAGLHYKPTRSIPGYPSSPLPGSPTPPMTPGSSVPYMSTSQEVKSPFLSDLKPSVSSLHPSPPACSHLHGLLPGSGPCDELRLTFPVRDGVVLEPFRLQHNLAVSNHAFQLRDSVYKTLMLRPDLELQFKCYHHEDRQMNTNWPASVQVSVNATPLTIERGDNKTSHKPLYLKHVCQPGRNTIQITVTACCCSHLFVLQLVHRPSVRSVLQGLLKKRLLPAEHCITKIKRNFSSGTIPGTPGPNGEDGVEQTAIKVSLKCPITFRRIQLPARGHDCRHIQCFDLESYLQLNCERGTWRCPVCNKTALLEGLEVDQYMLGILIYIQNSDYEEITIDPTCSWKPVPVKPDVHVKEEPDGPVLKRCRTVSPAHVLMPSVMEMIAALGPGAAPFAPLQPPSAPAPGDYPSQASSFLGPGTFPDSFPPATPSTPALPEFTAGPPPSSYQSDLPSSLLTPEKSTPCLPGQMAPAGHLDPAHNPGAQGLHAPSLGGPPGAQLHHANPPPASRQPLGPVSSGPLGELGFSAAAGVMGPPMSGAGEAPEPALDLLPELTNPEELLSYLGPPDLPTNNNDDLLSLFENN, encoded by the exons ATGAACCCCATGCACCCCGTGaaacctgccctgccccccacgccACACGG TGATGGTCCATTTGCTTATGAGGCGGTGCCTTGGCAACAGAGCGCCACTCAGCCGGCGGGATCACTGTCTGTGGTCACAACCGTGTGGGGCGTTGGGAACGCGGCCCAGAGCCAG GTTTTGGGGAACCCCAtgggccctgcagggagccccccgGGTGGCTCTGTGATGCCTGGCATGGCTGGCAGCGGCTCAGCCCTGAATTCCCCACAGTGCCTCGGACAGCAGGCATTTGGTGAGGGTGCCGCCAACAAGGGCTTCGTGCAGCAAGGGGTGTACGGCCGTGGGGGCTACCCTGGGGGCCCCGGCTTCACTCCTGG GTATGCGGGCGGCCCTGGGGGCCTGGGTCTACCCTCACATGCCACACGACCCTCCACCGATTTCActcaggcggcggcggcggccgcagTGGCTGCTGCTGCAGCCACCGCCACGGCCACCGCCACGGCCACCGTGGCCGCCCTCCAGGAGAAGCAGAGCCAGGAGCTGAGCCAGTACGGAGCG ATGGGGGCCGGGCAGGCTTTCAACAGCCAGTTCCTGCAGCACGGAGGTCCCCGGGGGCCCAGCGTCCCAAGCGGCATGAACCCCACCAGCATGGGAGGGCTGCTGGGCCCCTCTGGCCTGAGCCCCATGGGCATGAACCCCCCCCGGGCGGCAGGCATGGCCCCCCTGTATGCAGGGCAGCGCCTGCCCCAGCATGGGTACGCTGGGCCCCCACAGGCCCAGCCACTGCCCCGACAGGGGGTCAAGAGAGCCTATTCCAGCGAG GTTTATCCAGGGCAGCAGTACCTGCCAGGAGGCCAGTACGGGCCTAGTGCCACCCAGTACACGCCTGGCGCCGGACAGtcttctgctccctcctcctaCGCCGGCCACCGGCTGCCCCTGCAGCAGGGCCTGGCCCAGTCCCTGCCCGCCCCCGGCCCTGCAGGACTGCACTACAAG CCCACCCGTTCCATCCCTGGCTACCCCAGCTCCCCACTACCGGGGAGCCCCACGCCGCCCATGACCCCCGGCAGCAGCGTCCCCTACATGTCCACTAGCCAGGAGGTCAAGTCTCCCTTCCTGTCCGACCTCAAGCCCAGCGTGAGCTCCTTACACCCGTCACCCCCCG CCTGCTCACACCTGCACGGCCTGCTCCCAGGCAGCGGCCCCTGCGACGAGCTGCGGCTGACCTTCCCCGTGCGGGACGGGGTGGTCCTGGAGCCCTTCCGCCTGCAGCACAACCTGGCTGTGAGCAACCACGCCTTCCAGCTCCGCGACTCCGTCTACAAGACCCTGATGCTGAG GCCCGACCTGGAGCTGCAGTTCAAGTGCTACCACCACGAGGACCGGCAGATGAACACCAACTGGCCGGCCTCCGTGCAGGTCAGCGTCAACGCCACCCCACTGACCATTGAGCGCGGCGACAACAAGACGTCCCATAAGCCCCTGTACCTGAAACACGTGTGCCAGCCAGGCCGCAACACCATCCAGATCACAGTCACAGCCTGCTGCTGC TCCCATCTCTTCGTGCTGCAGCTGGTCCACCGGCCCTCCGTTCGCTCGGTGCTACAGGGTCTCCTCAAGAAGCGCCTCCTGCCTGCCGAGCACTGTATCACCAAGA TAAAGCGCAACTTCAGCAGCGGCACcatcccaggcacccctgggccaAACGGCGAGGACGGGGTAGAGCAGACCGCCATCAAGGTGTCCCTCAAGTGCCCCATCACCTTCCGCAGGATCCAGCTCCCCGCCCGCGGTCACGACTGCCGTCACATCCAG TGCTTCGACCTGGAATCCTACCTACAGCTCAACTGCGAGCGGGGGACTTGGAGGTGCCCTGTGTGCAA TAAGACAGCGTTGCTGGAAGGCCTGGAGGTAGACCAGTACATGCTGGGCATTCTCATTTACATTCAGAA CTCCGATTACGAGGAGATCACCATCGACCCCACGTGCAGTTGGAAGCCGGTGCCGGTGAAGCCAGACGTGCACGTCAAGGAGGAGCCGGACGGGCCCGTGCTGAAGCGCTGCCGCACTGTGAGCCCTGCGCACGTGCTCATGCCCAGTGTGATGGAGATGATTGcagccctgggccccggggccgcccccttcgcccccctgcagcccccctcagccccagctcctggtgaCTACCCCAGCCAGG CTTCCAGCTTCCTGGGACCCGGGACTTTCCCCGATTCCTTCCCGCCCGCCACGCCCAGCACCCCAGCCCTTCCGGAGTTCACTGCGGGGCCGCCCCCCAGCTCCTACCAATCTGACCTTCCCAGCAGCCTCCTGACCCCAGAGAAGTCTaccccctgcctcccaggccag ATGGCACCAGCGGGTCACCTGGACCCAGCCCACAACCCCGGGGCGCAGGGCCTGCACGCCCCCAGCCTTGGGGGGCCCCCCGGGGCCCAGCTGCACCATGCAAACCCTCCCCCAGCATCCCGGCAGCCCCTGGGCCCAGTGAGCTCAGGCCCCCTCGGCGAGCTGGGCTTCAGTGCTGCCGCAGGCGTGATGGGGCCCCCCATGTCTGGGGCGGGGGAGGCCCCGGAACCGGCCCTGGAC CTGCTCCCAGAACTGACCAACCCCGAGGAACTGCTGTCCTACCTGGGCCCACCTGACCTCCCCACAAACAACAATGAtgacctgctctctctcttcGAGAACAACTGA